The Cupriavidus nantongensis genome has a segment encoding these proteins:
- a CDS encoding glycosyltransferase family 39 protein, translating to MRSSSTSRFAAAPSIGATASTAMLVGLLILLVWFGTLDMRHLLRSDEGRYAEIAREMVATGDWVTIRYHELKYFEKPPFHMWVTALAYTLFGVGDWQARLCVALSGMLGIGVSMLAAARWYGCRVAMLTGLVLVSAPMWNVAGHFNSLDMTLSGAMACVLACMLLAQHPAATPAVRRNWMLACWAAMGVAVLVKGLVGLALPGLVLVVYTLATRDWKLWGRLHLLAGIAVLLAVTVPWFWLMAERNPEFLRFFFIHEHWQRYTSNVHHREGALWFFVPLLLGGFLPWLGLVPQMWQAVRERAGVARGNAPRPFQPALLAGLWAVAIFVFFSLSGSKLPGYIVPVFPALALLAGVALDTTTERAWRWQVNAMVALGVIGLIAIPFVGMMEKPGTPNAVYREFAQWLALAFAVMLGGALLARRLLRTRGVFPSVVAYALAMFVCATVGLRAHEVMGRPSSGADLVPAINAVLAPDMPLYSVRLLDHTLPFYLRRTTILVEHPDELEFGIRQEPQKWIPSVDQFLARWQDGQRAVAIMAPQTYAALAARGVPMHKIAADRRRVAVANFALPGQPAQTQAP from the coding sequence ATGCGTAGTTCATCGACCTCGCGGTTTGCCGCCGCGCCGTCCATCGGAGCCACCGCAAGTACCGCCATGCTGGTTGGCCTGCTGATCCTGCTGGTCTGGTTCGGTACCCTGGACATGCGCCACCTGCTGCGCTCCGATGAAGGCCGCTACGCCGAGATTGCCCGCGAGATGGTCGCCACCGGCGACTGGGTCACGATCCGCTACCACGAACTCAAGTATTTCGAGAAGCCGCCCTTCCACATGTGGGTGACGGCGCTGGCCTACACCCTGTTCGGGGTCGGCGACTGGCAGGCGCGGCTGTGCGTGGCGTTGTCCGGCATGCTGGGCATCGGCGTGTCGATGCTGGCCGCGGCGCGCTGGTACGGCTGCCGCGTGGCGATGCTGACCGGGCTGGTGCTGGTGTCGGCGCCGATGTGGAATGTCGCCGGGCACTTCAATTCGCTCGACATGACGCTGTCCGGGGCCATGGCCTGCGTGCTCGCCTGCATGCTGCTGGCCCAGCATCCGGCGGCCACGCCGGCCGTGCGACGCAACTGGATGCTGGCGTGCTGGGCGGCGATGGGGGTGGCGGTGCTGGTCAAGGGACTGGTCGGACTGGCCTTGCCCGGGCTGGTGCTGGTGGTCTATACGCTGGCGACGCGCGACTGGAAGCTGTGGGGCCGCCTGCATCTGCTGGCCGGCATCGCGGTGCTGCTGGCGGTCACGGTGCCGTGGTTCTGGCTGATGGCTGAACGCAACCCGGAGTTCCTGCGCTTTTTCTTTATCCACGAGCACTGGCAGCGCTACACCTCCAACGTGCACCACCGCGAGGGCGCGCTCTGGTTCTTCGTGCCGCTGCTGCTGGGCGGCTTCCTGCCCTGGCTGGGCCTGGTGCCGCAGATGTGGCAGGCGGTGCGCGAACGCGCCGGGGTGGCGCGCGGCAATGCGCCGCGCCCGTTCCAGCCGGCGCTGCTGGCCGGCCTGTGGGCGGTGGCGATCTTCGTTTTCTTCAGCCTGTCCGGCTCCAAGCTGCCAGGCTATATCGTGCCGGTCTTCCCGGCGCTGGCGCTGCTTGCCGGCGTGGCGCTGGATACCACCACGGAACGCGCGTGGCGCTGGCAGGTCAATGCCATGGTTGCGCTCGGCGTGATCGGGCTGATCGCGATCCCGTTCGTCGGCATGATGGAAAAGCCGGGCACGCCCAATGCGGTGTATCGTGAATTCGCGCAATGGCTCGCCCTCGCCTTTGCCGTGATGCTGGGCGGCGCGTTGCTGGCCCGCCGGCTGCTACGCACGCGCGGGGTGTTCCCCAGCGTGGTGGCGTACGCGCTGGCCATGTTCGTCTGCGCCACGGTCGGACTGCGCGCCCACGAGGTGATGGGCCGGCCGAGCTCCGGCGCGGACCTGGTGCCCGCGATCAATGCCGTGCTGGCGCCCGACATGCCGCTGTACAGCGTGCGGCTGCTGGACCACACGCTGCCGTTCTACCTGCGCCGCACCACGATCCTGGTCGAGCATCCGGACGAACTCGAATTCGGCATCCGGCAGGAACCGCAGAAGTGGATCCCGAGCGTCGACCAGTTCCTCGCGCGCTGGCAGGACGGCCAGCGCGCGGTGGCGATCATGGCGCCGCAGACCTACGCCGCGCTGGCCGCGCGCGGCGTGCCGATGCACAAGATCGCCGCAGACCGCCGGCGCGTGGCGGTCGCCAATTTCGCCCTGCCCGGACAGCCGGCACAGACGCAAGCACCGTAA
- a CDS encoding EamA family transporter, whose translation MTLSTFAFILSGVLLNAAAQLLLKAGVNAVGAITLDRGTLLVTALRVLTQWPVLAGLTLYVVSVGVWIIGLSRVDVSIAYPMLSLGYVVNALAAWWLFGEIIGPLRVAGILLILAGVFLIARS comes from the coding sequence ATGACGCTTTCCACCTTTGCTTTCATCCTGTCCGGCGTGCTGCTGAACGCAGCGGCGCAACTGCTGCTCAAGGCCGGCGTCAACGCCGTCGGCGCGATCACGCTGGATCGCGGCACGCTGCTGGTCACGGCGCTGCGCGTGCTGACGCAATGGCCGGTGCTGGCCGGGCTTACGCTGTATGTGGTCAGCGTGGGAGTCTGGATCATAGGCCTGTCGCGCGTCGATGTGTCGATCGCCTATCCGATGCTGTCGCTGGGCTACGTGGTCAATGCGCTCGCGGCCTGGTGGCTGTTCGGCGAGATCATCGGCCCCTTGCGCGTGGCCGGCATCCTGCTGATACTGGCGGGCGTCTTCCTGATCGCCCGCTCCTGA